The region GCGGGATAGCAAGAGGTGGTCCCGGCTTGAAGAGTTGGATGTCTTTTCTCCAAAGCAGGACCCGGTCCCGGGGTCCCCCGACGAGCCCCGCCTGGAGGCGGCGGCGAGCCACGAGAGCATGCTGAGCGACCTGAGCGAGCGCCAGGACGCGGCCTCCGTCCGCAGCCTCAGCAGCACGGGCAGCCTCGCCGGCCATGCCCCCCGCGGCGGGGACGCTGCCGCGCCCCCCCGGTCCCCCTCGGCGGCTAGCGTCAGCCCGACCGGCCACGACGCCACCTCACGCAGCCCGCCTCCCCCCAAGGACCCGGCCGGCTCCAGCTCGGGCACGAAGGGCCCCGAGAAGACCGCCAAGTCCAGGGCGCGCAGCCTGCTGAAGCGCATGGAGAGCCTGAAGCTGAAGGGCTCGCACCAGGGCAGGGCGCGGGCGCCCCCCAAGCTGGGGCTGCTCATCAGCGGGCCCGTGCTGCAGGAGGGCCTGGACGAGCAGAGGCTGAAGCAGCTCAACTGCGTGGAGATCGCCGCCCTCCACGGCAACCGCATCAACGCGCCCCCGGCGCGGAAGCGGAGCGTGTCCAGCTCCACGcagaccagcagcagcagccagtcGGACGCCGGCAGTGCCGTCAGCACCCCGAGCCCCGTGGCCCGGACCCGCAGCCTCGGCGCCTGCGGTAAGCGCGGGGGCATGTACCTGGAGGGCTTCGACCCCTTCGCCCAGTGCAGCGACGTGGCGGAGCACAACTGGAGGAACCGCGAGGGCTGCCCCGAGGATGCCGTGTTCTACATCCCAGAGGATCACAAGCCGGGCACCTTCCCCAAGGCCCTCTCCAACGGCAGCTTCCCCCCGTCGGGGAGGAATGCCTCGGTGAACTGGAGGACCGGAAGCTTCCACGGCCCTGCCCACCTGAGCCTGCGGAGGGAGAACGGCAGCGCCGGCCCCAGGGAGCTCGGGAGGCGCAATTCCTCCAGCTCGGCCAGCAGCCGCCTGAGCGTCTACGACAACGTGCCGGGCTCCCTCCTGTACTCCAGCTCCGGGGACCTGGCGGACCTGGAGAACGAGGACATCTTCCCGGAGCTGGATGACATCCTGTGCCACGTCAAGGGGATGCAGAGGATGGTCAACCAGTGGTCAGAGAAGCTCTCGGACGAGGCCGACTCTGACTCCGCCCTGGACTCGGTCTCCCCGTGCCCGTCCTCCCCGAAGCAGATCCACCTGGAGGTGGACAACGACCGAGCCACCCCCAGTGACCTGGACAGCACAGGCAACTCGTTGAACGAGCCCGAGGAGCCCCCTGACATCCCCGAAAGAAGGGATTCTGGAGTCGGGGCTTCCCTGACGAGGTCCAATCGGTAAGAGCGTGTCCCCTCCCTCCGGGCTGGGGGCGGAGGTCAGAGGGGGGCTGCTTCTACCGAAGGGCATCCACAGCCATCAGGTCCCCGAGGCAGACGTCAGCCCCAAAAAGCCAAAGAGCGCGGTAGTGTCATCCTCAGACCCCGAAACCCATGTGCCAGCCGGCAGCCCAGGGCTGGTTCCGCGCCGGGCCCGCTCAGAAGCCCTGGTGCTCACCTGCTCCCCCCGCTCTTCTCTCCCAGGCACCGGCTGCGATGGCACAGTTTCCAGAGCTCCCATCGGCCGAGTCTGAGCTCTGCTTCTCTGCAGATCAACTGCCAGTCCGTGGTCCAGATGAACCTGCTGCAGAAATACTCGCTCCTCAAGTTAACGGCCCTGCTGGAAAAATACACACCTTCGAATAAACACGGTTTTAGCTGGTAAGGGTTGAAACTGCTCGGTGCGCTGCCATGGAAAATTTTGTCTTGGGTCGGCTCCCTGTGGCTGTCCCAGCACTGAGTATATGTCAGTTCTTTGCGTTATCAGTATCTTCGTTAGATCGATCTATTGCCATCAGTCTCTGCTTGAGACCACATATGATACTGTTTGAACCCGTACAGCTTAGGGAATTGCTGCAGGGTTGGTTGGACCTTCAGCTCGCTGAGTGTCTACTTCTGGTTGTCAAGGTGAGAATACACATCTCTCTTGTGGAGTAACTAACGAACAGCTCAGTATAGGCAGATCTGTACACAGCATCAGACCGTATttatggaaggaaagaaagaataacacTCAGATTGTAAGGCCTCTTTGAAAGGTTTAATGTGTGTACAGCGGCTTGCCTCACGGTCATAATGTATTTATGAGCCATTTTTAATGCGAATATTTGCAGCACCACTCAAAAGTCTTAATCTGTGGTAATGTGTTTTTCCAGCAAAGATTCTCAAAACAGTGAGTGACAAGTTTAAGATATCTGTTGCTCTAAGACATTATAGGCTGAATATAAGTAACAATGAGGCTTATTGGTTGGATTGTGCGTAATTCCTTTTGGAAAGCACTAGACGGCCCTCGGTGTGGATATAATGTGAGAGGTGGCTCGCCGGACTGGGTGGGTCACGGACAGACCTGAATCTGTGCAGATCTTAACTTTGACTGGTATCCCAGTGCGTTTTGCAATGTCTACTGGTATCCTTCGTCTCTCTCAAATCTGAGCTTTTATTGGGCAGTTGCGTAACGACTGCCTTCTATAAAGATGGAGAAAGTAGTCCGTCTCCTTAAGAGCTCTGTCGCAGACCGGCGCTGCTCAAGAGATTGCACAAAGCCACGTGACTCCCCCGTCCAGCTCCTCTTCTGCTCTGGACTTGGAGTGAGTGAAACCAGCATCAAAGCACCTCCTGCTTAAAGGCTCTTATTATGTGAGCCTTTGCTAAATACAGAAGTTGTTTGTTCGGAATGGCAGAAATAAGTATTGAACGGTTTATCCCCACATGCTTCAGATTCTCGGTGGAGCTCGTAATGTGTTCCCTCTACATTCCACAGCTGGCCGTTTCTCCCCGACAGCGGGTGTTGTGCACGTCGGAGTTGTGCCTCCATGTGCTGTGCTGTGTGGAGGTGCAGATGGGACCCTGCTCTTTGGCTTTCCCTTTCCTAGAGCGCCAAGGGTACCCTGGCCCTCGGTGAGCACCCAGCGGCACCTGCTCTGCCTTCTGCCGGTGCGCCGCGCTTCAGAGCGATGTGTCCCCTGCCAGCTGCTTAAAATCGCAGCTTGCAATGCCCGTTTTGGAGAGCccgccccttcccctctcccccgcgCTCTGCTTCCCACCAAACCCTCGAGCGACGGAAAGTCCGTAATGCTTCTTGAGCACTGGTCAGTTTTTCCAGTGAGTCAGAACCAACGAACAGCCTCCCGCTGTGGGATCCAGGAGGGGAGAAAAAGGCCCCCCAGAGCCCCTTCCCGCGGGCTGTGCCCTTGCCCGCCCCACTCGGCAAGGCCACTTGTAGAGCTGAAGTTGCTGCTCGGCAGCCAGGATGCCTGACATCGGTTTcctgctggggtggggtggacccGGGTGGGCCCACAAAACCCCCGTCgtgcccttttcccccttcccttaggaGCCCGAAGACACTTCCTCCTTCGGGGTCCCCAGCAGGAGATGTGGTTTTGACTCGGGTCACCCCGTGGCCCCGCCGTGGCGTTCGGGGCTTGGTTCTCACAGGGGCAGACCAGCCTCGGCGTTGGCTGTTTGCTCTTCCAGCATTCCTGGGCCCTTTTTGCCCTAAATGCCGTGGATCTCACCAAGAACCTACAGATGATTTTTTTCCAGGATAAATGGTACTTGCTCTTCAGACCCTCCCGGGAAGCACCGATCAGGGTACCCCGGGGTGCGTAATGCTTCTATTTCCTGTGACTCCACCGCCCTTCTCAGGGGTCACGGTGGAAGGACAATCCCCGGCCAAGGGACGGTGACCTCAGCCCGCAGGCCCGGCTCCCCCGAGGTGAATGGTGCGGTCGGCAGGACGCACCGCCACGGTGGGACTGTTTTCCTCCAGCGTGGGCGCTCCTAGCCAGCGAGGGCTCATGATGTGCCCGGTGCGCCCGAGCTGGGAGTGCCACGTCACGTAGAGGTAGCAGCCCCCGTCACAGGTGCACTAGCGCGGCCCTAGGCCCGCCGGGCCGGGCTCAGGTAGGCGGACGTTCACCTTTCCCCCCCTCTCTGTGTTTTGAAAGGGCCGTACCCAAGTTCATGAAAAGGATCAAGGTTCCAGACTACAAGGACCGCAGCGTGTTCGGGGTCCCCCTGGCCGTCAACGTGCAGCGCACGGGGCAGCCGCTGCCGCAGAGCATCCAGCAGGCCATGCGCTACCTGCGCAACCACTGCTTGGACCAGGTGGGAGCCGCCACCCGCCCGGGGGGCCTCGGCCGGGGGGTGCACCATGCCAAGAGGCCACTCTCCTCCTGACCCCCCACGCTTTCCTCTCACCAGGTCGGGCTCTTCAGAAAATCGGGGGTCAAGTCTCGGATCCAGGCCCTGCGCCAGATGAACGAGAGCGCCGCGGACGGCGTCAGCTACGAGGGCCAGTCCGCGTACGACGTGGCCGACATGTTGAAGCAGTATTTCCGAGATCTGCCCGAGCCACTCATGACAAACAAGCTCTCGGAGACCTTCCTGCAAATCTACCAGTGTATGTGGGCTTTGATCTTAGTGGCTCTTGGCCTTGGCGGAAGCCTGGGTGCTCCTGAGGCCTCCTGCTTCCTTTGATGTCCTTGTTTCGAGCCCTCCCGGCGACCTCCGGGAAATGTGTGTCATCCGCTTCTTCCTTGGGCCTCCTTGCTGGTGGAGGTTTCTGTGTGGCTGCTGGAGAATGCAGAAATAAACATCCCTTAGTTACGACAGCAGAGGTGCCTGTTTACATTCTCATCCAGGAGCTCGTTCTTTCTGTCATTTCCAGATCAGTGATACCAGATGCTTAAAAAGAGCAGGTACCACGAGCTCTCTCTCTCCGCCTCGTCTGGAGgcatttcctttgctttccttctctctcccagggctgtgCATTTAAAACTTCACAGGTGTCCGTGCACTTTATCTTGGCTGTAAAAcgaataaataatctttttctgTTATTCATCTCTGCTTCTCCCAGAAATACTTGGGGAAACAATGCCCATCCCCTTCTCACCCTTGAGTAAAGCTTAAAGCAAACAGTTGTCTAAATTAACGATCACGGTCAGGGTTATAGCTTTTATGGCCTGCTGTTTTTCTTGGTGCAGGGTGCTGTTACAGCACTGTAGTTTCAGAGCTGAGGTTCTCTTAGCACTCAGGATTGTCTTCAGAATGTTGGGCCCTTTATGAGAAATGGAGCtggtctggattatttcactctgTGCTTCATCCTTTCATATTTTATGAAAACAGAGATCAAATTTTCCCCACCGAGGTATTTGTTACATATTGTAACCATGGAGCTGTTTAATCGGTTGTCCTACGGCGCTGCGTTTGGGTGACTTGATTTTTCCACCACGTGCTTTCTGAAGGACTCGCTTAGTGTAAAGGAGACTGCGGTTTAGTGCAGTGTTCTCCCCCTATGTATTATTTCGTGGTGTGTTGGTCAAGCAGGTATGTTCACGACAGCCTCTCAGTATGCTCTGTCAACCTTATAGAATATGCTAGTTTAATATATCTCTTGTTTAAATTCACTATTTTAGCACCtactttttctccattttaaaaatgagcacacTGGCTGAAATTATGGAAACCGCCCCGGAAAGCCTGGTCGTTGTGTAGTCAAAGCTTAAGAGATCTCATTTCCTACTCTCTGCTGCAGTTCTTGCCTAAGCCTTTTCATCACAGCTAAGCAAAGTTAACGGTTGATAATGTTTTCGGCATTTAGAGTGGTCAAGTGGGGATGTTTAAGAAGTGCTTCGAAGAGAAAAACTGTCCGGTAAACTGAAAGAACAGGCACGGTCTGGAGCTGAAGTCCCAGGTGGAATTGAGGAGTCCGTTGGCATCGCGGGCGTTTAAAAACGTTTCACCCCTCCACGGGGCTAGCGCCTCCACGGGGCGGGAGATGCCTGAGGGTGGGCCTTCCTCTCTGCCCTGTCGCCTCGCGCGTCCTTCCTGCCAGCGCTGGCCGGGGTCCCGGCTGAGGTCCCCGGCGCCGCGTACGCCCCGGGATGTCTCTGCGGCCCCCGGGCGTCTCTCTGCCGCCCCGCGCTGACGCGCCTGCTGGTGTGTGCAGATGTGCCCAAGGAGCAGCGCCTCCCGGCCCTGAAGGCGGCTGTCATGCTGCTGCCCGACGAGAACCGCGAGGTCCTGCAGACGCTGCTCTACTTCCTGAGCGACGTGGCGGCCGCCGTGCGCGAGAACCAGATGACGCCCACCAACCTGGCCGTGTGCCTGGCGCCCTCCCTCTTCCACCTCAGCACCCTCAAGAGGGAGAACTCTTCTCCCAGGTGAGGCCCCTCAGGCCGGGGCAGCCCCCCCCACACCTGCTCCTGACCTGCCCCTCCCCTCGGCCCTGGGGGGCGCGGGGACCACCCAAGGACACCCAGGTTCTGAGGCAGATTTGGGTCCGCGCCTCAGGGCGGCGAGCATGGCATCTACTCTCTGCCTGCCACGGTCGGTGCAGGTTTCCTGCCCTGAGCAGCGGCCGCCTCGTAGGCCGCGTCGGGCGGCAGGCAGTCTCTGAGAGAACTGAGGCCTCGGGGGGTGGGCGCGGCCCTGGAACACGCCAAGGAGTCTGAGAAATAGCACAGGCTCAGATTTACCTGGCCCAGGCCCACCCCTGTTCGGTCATCAGTTCATTTAATGCTCCCAACAACCAGGCAGAGGTACCGTTAGGAATCAGTAGACACGGGAGGAAGGCGAGGCCGAGGTTAGTCAAGTCAGGTCCTGGCCCCTGCCTGACAGGAAGGAGTGGCAGGGTAGCGGGGGCCTCTTCCCACAGGCCAAGTCCAGCTGGCTGTGTACGTGCCTCAGCTCCTCGTTCTTAGCTGGAGGCCTGAGGCCTGGTGTGTGGGGTGAAGTCAGCTGTGCTGCTGAAAGCCACACGGCACTGAAGTGTCCTTTTGTTACCTGGTTCTGAGTTTACTGACACATTCCACCTTTAATGGGATGGAGAACTAGGGATGAGTGGAAGAGCGATCAGATAAGATGACTAGGAGAGCCGAAGAAACAAACAATTTATCCCTCACCTTTGGAAGGGGATTCTGTTTGTTTAAGCAGAAAAGAGTAGCGGCACTATTTACCCACACCCAGTCAGAAGCTCCTTCGCCCTTCCCACCTCACGTACACACCGGCCAGATGCCCTTCTTAAAGTAGAAAGCTGTGCAATGGAATCCTTTTAAATGACCTGGATTTCGTGGAAAACAGCCTCCTGAATGTGTTTCGTGACTTGCTTGTAAAACTCGGAGAACCACTTTGGTGGCCAAAGTAAAGCCCTGGGAACGGTCCACAGGCTCCTCAGAAAGGTCTCCTCTCTGCCCTTTGGGTTTCCTTGATTCGAAAGGTAGGAGTATGCAACTATCCCTCCCCCTCGTTCCTGCTCTGTCTAGGGTGATGCAAAGGAAACAGAGTCTGGGCAAGCCAGATCAGAAGGACCTGAATGAGAACCTGGCGGCCACCCAggggctggcccacatggtggCCGAGTGCAAGAAGCTCTTCCAGGTGAGCGGGGAGGGCCAGCCGCTCCGGAAGGAGAGGCCAGCGGGGAGGGCCGAGATCGGGCGCCCAGTCCTCGCTGTCTCTCTCCAGCCGCTGGAGAGAGTGGACTGGAATACATGTAACAGACATGCCTTCCCTGTGTCCACCACAACGTGTAAATGACTTAGAATTAATGCGCGAAACGCAGCGGCCTCTGACCATCAAAAACTAAATCTCAGCAGCACCGGGTGGATCTCTGTAAGCCCCGTTTGggtcacttcccctccccctgtgACAGTGCAAAGAGTAACTTCTTCACTCCCTTCCCGAAGGCGACTGATTATGTCTCCACAACACCACGCGGCCGGAAGGCGCTGGACCGTGCGCCCTGCCTGGCGGAGACTGCCGCGCCCGTCGATGGGCACTGGGGGGCGCATACAGGGACAGACCTTTCTTCTTCTCGTTGTTCTTCCCAGGTGCCTGAGGAAATGAGCCGATGTCGAAACTCCTACACCGAGCAAGAGCTGAAGCCGCTCACCCTGGAAGCCCTGGGCCGCCTGGGCAAAGCCGCGCCGGCCGACACGCAGCCCTTCCTCCAGCACTGTGTGGACAGCCTGTGTAAAGAGGCCAAG is a window of Dasypus novemcinctus isolate mDasNov1 chromosome 29, mDasNov1.1.hap2, whole genome shotgun sequence DNA encoding:
- the DLC1 gene encoding rho GTPase-activating protein 7 isoform X4 — translated: MILTQIEAKDACDWLRATGFPQYAQLYEDLLFPIDITLVKREHDFLDRDATEALCRRLNTLNKCAVMKLEISPYRKRSEDSDEDEPCAISGKWTFQRDSKRWSRLEELDVFSPKQDPVPGSPDEPRLEAAASHESMLSDLSERQDAASVRSLSSTGSLAGHAPRGGDAAAPPRSPSAASVSPTGHDATSRSPPPPKDPAGSSSGTKGPEKTAKSRARSLLKRMESLKLKGSHQGRARAPPKLGLLISGPVLQEGLDEQRLKQLNCVEIAALHGNRINAPPARKRSVSSSTQTSSSSQSDAGSAVSTPSPVARTRSLGACGKRGGMYLEGFDPFAQCSDVAEHNWRNREGCPEDAVFYIPEDHKPGTFPKALSNGSFPPSGRNASVNWRTGSFHGPAHLSLRRENGSAGPRELGRRNSSSSASSRLSVYDNVPGSLLYSSSGDLADLENEDIFPELDDILCHVKGMQRMVNQWSEKLSDEADSDSALDSVSPCPSSPKQIHLEVDNDRATPSDLDSTGNSLNEPEEPPDIPERRDSGVGASLTRSNRHRLRWHSFQSSHRPSLSSASLQINCQSVVQMNLLQKYSLLKLTALLEKYTPSNKHGFSWAVPKFMKRIKVPDYKDRSVFGVPLAVNVQRTGQPLPQSIQQAMRYLRNHCLDQVGLFRKSGVKSRIQALRQMNESAADGVSYEGQSAYDVADMLKQYFRDLPEPLMTNKLSETFLQIYQYVPKEQRLPALKAAVMLLPDENREVLQTLLYFLSDVAAAVRENQMTPTNLAVCLAPSLFHLSTLKRENSSPRVMQRKQSLGKPDQKDLNENLAATQGLAHMVAECKKLFQVPEEMSRCRNSYTEQELKPLTLEALGRLGKAAPADTQPFLQHCVDSLCKEAKEKFKGWVNCSTSEQADLSYKKVSEGPPLRLWKATIDVPAGPEEVLNRLLKEQYLWDVDLLDSKVIEILDSQTEIYQYVQNSMAPHPARDYVVLRTWRTNLPKGACALLLTSVDHDRAPVVGVRVNVILSRYLIEPCGPGKSKLTYLCRADLRGRMPEWYTKSFGHLCAAEVVKIRDSFSVPNAESRDTKSR
- the DLC1 gene encoding rho GTPase-activating protein 7 isoform X3; the encoded protein is MARPPKAPLRRSFSDHLRDSTARALDVLWKNSRDRRLADLLFPIDITLVKREHDFLDRDATEALCRRLNTLNKCAVMKLEISPYRKRSEDSDEDEPCAISGKWTFQRDSKRWSRLEELDVFSPKQDPVPGSPDEPRLEAAASHESMLSDLSERQDAASVRSLSSTGSLAGHAPRGGDAAAPPRSPSAASVSPTGHDATSRSPPPPKDPAGSSSGTKGPEKTAKSRARSLLKRMESLKLKGSHQGRARAPPKLGLLISGPVLQEGLDEQRLKQLNCVEIAALHGNRINAPPARKRSVSSSTQTSSSSQSDAGSAVSTPSPVARTRSLGACGKRGGMYLEGFDPFAQCSDVAEHNWRNREGCPEDAVFYIPEDHKPGTFPKALSNGSFPPSGRNASVNWRTGSFHGPAHLSLRRENGSAGPRELGRRNSSSSASSRLSVYDNVPGSLLYSSSGDLADLENEDIFPELDDILCHVKGMQRMVNQWSEKLSDEADSDSALDSVSPCPSSPKQIHLEVDNDRATPSDLDSTGNSLNEPEEPPDIPERRDSGVGASLTRSNRHRLRWHSFQSSHRPSLSSASLQINCQSVVQMNLLQKYSLLKLTALLEKYTPSNKHGFSWAVPKFMKRIKVPDYKDRSVFGVPLAVNVQRTGQPLPQSIQQAMRYLRNHCLDQVGLFRKSGVKSRIQALRQMNESAADGVSYEGQSAYDVADMLKQYFRDLPEPLMTNKLSETFLQIYQYVPKEQRLPALKAAVMLLPDENREVLQTLLYFLSDVAAAVRENQMTPTNLAVCLAPSLFHLSTLKRENSSPRVMQRKQSLGKPDQKDLNENLAATQGLAHMVAECKKLFQVPEEMSRCRNSYTEQELKPLTLEALGRLGKAAPADTQPFLQHCVDSLCKEAKEKFKGWVNCSTSEQADLSYKKVSEGPPLRLWKATIDVPAGPEEVLNRLLKEQYLWDVDLLDSKVIEILDSQTEIYQYVQNSMAPHPARDYVVLRTWRTNLPKGACALLLTSVDHDRAPVVGVRVNVILSRYLIEPCGPGKSKLTYLCRADLRGRMPEWYTKSFGHLCAAEVVKIRDSFSVPNAESRDTKSR
- the DLC1 gene encoding rho GTPase-activating protein 7 isoform X1, translated to MSVAVRKRSWEEHVTQWMGLPLPSADYNTACHHGLGADSVQARMEKDAARNVDRKERCVSLPDCCHGSELREFLGKPMGGISKEVDGSNSQEGDEQFLSLEASTETLVHVSDEDTDSDLYLTDEKQVSRTQGCKVSDQSSVIRAGPVAKVQPVVENNQESCKSWGTLETNGERDLLPVEERGERRVVGALSKNLELSNDTGLSEINDASKVNACDSLNVKNIVPEKQLLNSAVIAQQRRKSDFPKDGHERSTFPVVQDEFSATPCVERGLPLSKADFGGCLVQPPSCPGGMSAENGLEKGDFSEHQNKSLPKVSARDGMQCLHFQETLATQGPADNQVRLRKKKEIREDRDRARLDSMVLLIMKLDQLDQDIENALSTSSSPSSTPTSLRRHAPDVESGSESGADTISVNQTQINLSSNTESTDPPPPSPVGNSGTKPKTVAIPGISEKEKAEIEAKDACDWLRATGFPQYAQLYEDLLFPIDITLVKREHDFLDRDATEALCRRLNTLNKCAVMKLEISPYRKRSEDSDEDEPCAISGKWTFQRDSKRWSRLEELDVFSPKQDPVPGSPDEPRLEAAASHESMLSDLSERQDAASVRSLSSTGSLAGHAPRGGDAAAPPRSPSAASVSPTGHDATSRSPPPPKDPAGSSSGTKGPEKTAKSRARSLLKRMESLKLKGSHQGRARAPPKLGLLISGPVLQEGLDEQRLKQLNCVEIAALHGNRINAPPARKRSVSSSTQTSSSSQSDAGSAVSTPSPVARTRSLGACGKRGGMYLEGFDPFAQCSDVAEHNWRNREGCPEDAVFYIPEDHKPGTFPKALSNGSFPPSGRNASVNWRTGSFHGPAHLSLRRENGSAGPRELGRRNSSSSASSRLSVYDNVPGSLLYSSSGDLADLENEDIFPELDDILCHVKGMQRMVNQWSEKLSDEADSDSALDSVSPCPSSPKQIHLEVDNDRATPSDLDSTGNSLNEPEEPPDIPERRDSGVGASLTRSNRHRLRWHSFQSSHRPSLSSASLQINCQSVVQMNLLQKYSLLKLTALLEKYTPSNKHGFSWAVPKFMKRIKVPDYKDRSVFGVPLAVNVQRTGQPLPQSIQQAMRYLRNHCLDQVGLFRKSGVKSRIQALRQMNESAADGVSYEGQSAYDVADMLKQYFRDLPEPLMTNKLSETFLQIYQYVPKEQRLPALKAAVMLLPDENREVLQTLLYFLSDVAAAVRENQMTPTNLAVCLAPSLFHLSTLKRENSSPRVMQRKQSLGKPDQKDLNENLAATQGLAHMVAECKKLFQVPEEMSRCRNSYTEQELKPLTLEALGRLGKAAPADTQPFLQHCVDSLCKEAKEKFKGWVNCSTSEQADLSYKKVSEGPPLRLWKATIDVPAGPEEVLNRLLKEQYLWDVDLLDSKVIEILDSQTEIYQYVQNSMAPHPARDYVVLRTWRTNLPKGACALLLTSVDHDRAPVVGVRVNVILSRYLIEPCGPGKSKLTYLCRADLRGRMPEWYTKSFGHLCAAEVVKIRDSFSVPNAESRDTKSR
- the DLC1 gene encoding rho GTPase-activating protein 7 isoform X2 is translated as MARPPKAPLRRSFSDHLRDSTARALDVLWKNSRDRRLAEIEAKDACDWLRATGFPQYAQLYEDLLFPIDITLVKREHDFLDRDATEALCRRLNTLNKCAVMKLEISPYRKRSEDSDEDEPCAISGKWTFQRDSKRWSRLEELDVFSPKQDPVPGSPDEPRLEAAASHESMLSDLSERQDAASVRSLSSTGSLAGHAPRGGDAAAPPRSPSAASVSPTGHDATSRSPPPPKDPAGSSSGTKGPEKTAKSRARSLLKRMESLKLKGSHQGRARAPPKLGLLISGPVLQEGLDEQRLKQLNCVEIAALHGNRINAPPARKRSVSSSTQTSSSSQSDAGSAVSTPSPVARTRSLGACGKRGGMYLEGFDPFAQCSDVAEHNWRNREGCPEDAVFYIPEDHKPGTFPKALSNGSFPPSGRNASVNWRTGSFHGPAHLSLRRENGSAGPRELGRRNSSSSASSRLSVYDNVPGSLLYSSSGDLADLENEDIFPELDDILCHVKGMQRMVNQWSEKLSDEADSDSALDSVSPCPSSPKQIHLEVDNDRATPSDLDSTGNSLNEPEEPPDIPERRDSGVGASLTRSNRHRLRWHSFQSSHRPSLSSASLQINCQSVVQMNLLQKYSLLKLTALLEKYTPSNKHGFSWAVPKFMKRIKVPDYKDRSVFGVPLAVNVQRTGQPLPQSIQQAMRYLRNHCLDQVGLFRKSGVKSRIQALRQMNESAADGVSYEGQSAYDVADMLKQYFRDLPEPLMTNKLSETFLQIYQYVPKEQRLPALKAAVMLLPDENREVLQTLLYFLSDVAAAVRENQMTPTNLAVCLAPSLFHLSTLKRENSSPRVMQRKQSLGKPDQKDLNENLAATQGLAHMVAECKKLFQVPEEMSRCRNSYTEQELKPLTLEALGRLGKAAPADTQPFLQHCVDSLCKEAKEKFKGWVNCSTSEQADLSYKKVSEGPPLRLWKATIDVPAGPEEVLNRLLKEQYLWDVDLLDSKVIEILDSQTEIYQYVQNSMAPHPARDYVVLRTWRTNLPKGACALLLTSVDHDRAPVVGVRVNVILSRYLIEPCGPGKSKLTYLCRADLRGRMPEWYTKSFGHLCAAEVVKIRDSFSVPNAESRDTKSR